In Brassica rapa cultivar Chiifu-401-42 unplaced genomic scaffold, CAAS_Brap_v3.01 Scaffold0156, whole genome shotgun sequence, a single window of DNA contains:
- the LOC117129786 gene encoding protein Ycf2, protein MKGHQFKSWIFELREIVREIKNSHYFLDSWTQINSVGSFIHIFFHQERFRKLLDPRIFSILLLRNSQGSTSNRYFTIKGVVLFVVAALLYRINNRNMVESKNLYLKGLLPIPMNSIGPRNDTSEESFGSSNINRLIVSLLYFTKGKKISESCFRDPKESTRVLPITKKCIMPESNWSSRWWRNWIGKKRDFCCKISNETVAGIDISFKEKDIKYLEFLFVYYMDDPIRKGHDWELFDRLSPNKRRNIINLNSGQLFEILVKDWICYLMFAFREKIPIEVEGFFKQQGAGSTIQSNDIEHVSHLFSRNKRAISLQNCAQFHMWQFHQDLFVSWGKNPHESDFLRKISRENWIWLDNVWLVNKDRFFSKVRNVSSNIQYDSTRSSFVQVTDSSQLNGSSDQFIDPFDSISNEDSEYHYHTLINQREIQQLKERSILWDPSFIQTEGREIESDRFPKYLSGYSSMPRLFTEREKRMNNHLLPEESEEFFWNSTRAIRSFFSDRWSELHLGSNPTERSTRDQKLLKKEQDVSFVPSRRSENKEIVNIFKIITYLQNTVSIHPISSDLGCDTVPKDELDMDSSNKISFLNKNPFFYLFHLFHERKRGGYTLRHDFESEERFQEMADLFTLSITEPDLVYHTGFAFSIDSYGLDQRQFLKEVFNSRDELKKKSLLVLPPIFYEENESFYRRIRKNWVRISCGNFFEDPKPKRVVFASNNIMEAVNQYRLIRNLIQIQFQYSPYGYIRNVLNRFFLMKRPDRNFEYGIQRDLIGNDTLNHRTIMKDTINQHLSNLKKSQKKWFDPLIFLSRTERSINRDPNAYRYKWSNGSKNFQEHLKHFVSERKSRFQVVFDRLCINQYSIDWSEVIDKKDLSKSLRFFLSKLLRFLSKLLLFLSNSLPFFFVSFENIPIHRSEIHIYELKGPNDQPCNQLLESIGLQIVHFKKLKPFLLDDHNTSQKSKFLINGGTISPFLFNKIPKWMIDSFHTRKNRRKSFDNTDSYFSIVSHDQDNWLNPVKPFQRSSLISSFSKANRLRFLNNPHHFCFYCNKRFPFYVEKARLNNSDFTYGQFLTILFIHNKIFSSCGGKKKHAFLERDTISPSSIESQVSNIFISNDFPQSGDERYNLYKSFHFPIRSDPLVRRAIYSIADISGTPLIEGQRVNLERTYCQTLSDMNLSDSEEKSLHQYLNFNSNVGLIHTPCSEKYLQRKKRSLCLKKCVDKGQMDRTFQRDSAFSTLSKWNLFQTYMPWFFTSTGYKYLNLIFLDIFSDLLRILSSSQKFVSIFHDIMYGLDISWRILQKKLCLPQRNLISEISSKSLHNLLLSEEMIHRNNESSLISTHLRSPNVREVLYSILFLLLVAGYIVRTHLLFVSRAYSELQTEFEKIKSLMIPSYMIELRKLLDRYPTSEQNSFWLKNLFLVALEQLGDCLEEIRGSGGNMLWGGDPAYGVKSIRSKKTDLKINFIDIIDLISIIPNPINRITFSRNTRHLSHTSKDIYSLIRKRKNVSGDWIDDKIESWVANSDSIDDKEREFLVQFSTLRAEKRIDQILLSLTHSDHLSKNDSGYQMIEQPGTIYLRYLVDIHKKYLMNYEFNTSCLAERRIFLAHYQTITYSQTSCGANSFHFPSHGKPFSLRLALSPSRSILVIGSIGTGRSYLVKYLATNSYVPFITVCLNKFLDNKPKGFFLDDIDIDDSDDIDASNDIDRELDTELELLTMMNALTMDMMSEIDRFYITLQFELAKAMSPCIIWIPNIHDLDVNESNYLALGLLVNSLSRDCERCSTRNSLVIASTHIPQKVDPALIAPNKLNTCIKIRRLLIPQQRKHFFTLSYTRGFHLEKKMFHTNGFESITMGSSARDLVALTNEALSISITQKKSIIDTNTIRSALHRQTWDLRSQVRSVQDHGILFYQIGRVVAQNVLISNCPIDPISIYMKKKSCNEGDSYLYKWYFELGTSMKKFTILLYLLSCSAGSVAQDLWSLPGPDEKNRITSYGFIENDSDLFHGLLEVQGALVGSSRTEKDCSQFDNDRVTLLFRSEPRDPLYMMQDGSCSIVDQRFLYEKYESEFEEGEGEAVLDPEQIEEDLFNHIVWAPRIWRPRGFLFDCIERPNELGFPYLAGSFRGKRIIYDEKYELQENDSEFLQSGTMQYQRRDRSSKEQGFFRISQFIWDPADPLFFLFKDQPFVSVFSHREFFADEEMSKGLLTSQTDPPTSIYKRWFIKNTQEKHFELLIQRQRWLRTNSSLSNGFFRSNTLSESYQYLSNLFLSNGTLVDRMTKTLLKKRWLFPDEMKIGFM, encoded by the coding sequence ATGAAAGGACATCAATTCAAATCCTGGATTTTCGAATTGAGAGAAATAGTGAGAGAGATCAAGAATTCTCACTATTTCTTAGATTCATGGACCCAAATCAATTCAGTGGGATCTttcattcatatttttttccacCAAGAACGTTTTAGAAAACTCTTGGACCCTCGAATTTTTAGTATCCTACTTTTGCGCAATTCACAGGGTTCAACAAGCAATCGATATTTCACGATCAAGGGTGTAGTACTATTTGTAGTAGCGGCCCTTCTATATCGTATTAACAATCGAAATATGGTCGAAAGCAAAAATCTCTATTTGAAAGGGCTTCTTCCTATACCTATGAATTCCATTGGACCCAGAAATGATACATCGGAAGAATCTTTTGGGTCTTCCAATATCAATAGGTTGATTGTTTCGCTCCTGTATTttacaaaaggaaaaaagatCTCTGAGAGCTGTTTCCGGGATCCGAAAGAGAGTACTCGGGTTCTCCCAATAACTAAAAAGTGTATCATGCCTGAATCTAACTGGAGTTCGCGGTGGTGGAGGAACTGGATCGGAAAAAAGAGGGATTTTTGTTGTAAGATATCTAATGAAACCGTCGCTGGAATTGATATCTCATTTAAAGagaaagatatcaaatatctggagtttctttttgtatattatatGGATGATCCGATCCGCAAGGGCCATGATTGGGAATTGTTTGATCGTCTTTCTCCGAATAAGAGGCGAAACATAATCAACTTGAATTCGGGACAGCTATTCGAAATCTTAGTGAAAGACTGGATTTGTTATCTCATGTTTGCTTTTCGTGAAAAAATACCAATTGAAGTGGAGGGTTTCTTCAAACAACAAGGAGCTGGGTCAACTATTCAATCAAATGATATTGAGCATGTTTCCCATCTCTTCTCGAGAAACAAGCGGGCTATTTCTTTGCAAAATTGTGCTCAATTTCATATGTGGCAATTCCACCAAGATCTCTTCGTTAGTTGGGGGAAGAATCCGCACGAATCGGATTTTTTGAGGAAAATATCGAGAGAGAATTGGATTTGGTTAGACAATGTGTGGTTGGTAAACAAGGATAGATTTTTTAGCAAGGTACGAAATGTATCGTCAAATATTCAATATGATTCTACAAGATCTAGTTTCGTTCAAGTAACGGATTCTAGCCAATTGAACGGATCTTCTGATCAATTCATAGATCCTTTCGATTCCATTAGTAATGAGGATTCGGAATATCACTATCACACATTGATCAATCAAAGAGAGATTCAACAACTAAAAGAAAGATCGATTCTTTGGGATCCTTCCTTTATTCAAACGGAAGGAAGAGAGATAGAATCAGACCGATTCCCTAAATACCTTTCTGGATATTCCTCAATGCCCCGGCTATTCACGGAACGTGAAAAGCGAATGAATAATCATCTGCTTCCGGAAGAAAGCGaagaatttttttggaattcTACAAGAGCCATTCGTTCTTTTTTCTCTGACAGATGGTCAGAACTTCATCTGGGTTCGAATCCTACTGAGAGGTCCACTAGGGATCAGAAATTGTTGAAGAAAGAACAAGATGTTTCTTTTGTCCCTTCCAGGCGATCGGAAAATAAAGAAATAGTTAATATATTCAAGATAATTACGTATTTACAAAATACCGTCTCAATTCATCCTATTTCATCAGATCTGGGATGTGATACGGTTCCGAAGGATGAACTGGATATGGACAGTTCCAATAAGATTTCATTCTTGAACAAAAatccatttttttatttatttcatctaTTCCATGAACGGAAGAGGGGGGGATACACGTTACGCCACGATTTTGAGTCAGAAGAGAGATTTCAAGAAATGGCAGATCTATTCACTCTATCAATAACCGAGCCGGATCTGGTGTATCATACGGGATTTGCCTTTTCTATTGATTCCTACGGATTGGATCAAAGACAATTCTTGAAGGAGGTTTTCAACTCCAGGGATGAATTGAAAAAGAAATCTTTATTGGTTCTACCTCCTATTTTTTATGAAGAAAATGAATCTTTTTATCGAAGGATCAGAAAAAATTGGGTCCGGATCTCCTGCGGGAATTTTTTTGAAGATCCAAAACCAAAAAGAGTGGTATTTGCTAGCAACAACATAATGGAGGCAGTCAATCAATATAGATTGATCCGAAATCTGATTCAAATCCAATTCCAATATAGTCCCTATGGGTACATAAGAAATGTATTGAATCGATTCTTTTTAATGAAGAGACCTGATCGCAACTTCGAATATGGAATTCAAAGGGATCTAATAGGAAATGATACTCTGAATCATAGAACTATAATGAAAGATACGATCAACCAACAtttatcgaatttgaaaaagagtCAGAAGAAATGGTTCGATcctcttatttttctttctcgAACCGAGAGATCCATAAATCGGGATCCTAATGCATATAGATACAAATGGTCCAATGGGAGCAAGAATTTCCAGGAGCATTTGAAACATTTCGTTTCTGAGCGGAAGAGCCGTTTTCAAGTAGTGTTCGATCGATTATGTATTAATCAATATTCGATTGATTGGTCTGAGGTTATTGATAAAAAAGATTTGTCTAAGTCACTTCGTTTCTTTTTGTCCAAGTTACTTCGTTTTTTGTCCAAGTTACTTCTCTTTTTGTCTAATTCACTTCCTTTTTTCTTTGTGAGTTTCGAGAATATCCCCATTCATAGGTCTGAGATCCACATCTATGAATTGAAAGGTCCGAACGATCAACCCTGCAATCAGTTGTTAGAATCAATAGGTCTTCAAATcgttcattttaaaaaattgaaacccTTTTTATTGGATGATCATAATACTTCTCAAAAATCGAAATTCTTGATCAATGGAGGAACAATATCACCATTTTTGTTCAATAAGATACCAAAGTGGATGATTGACTCATTCCATACTAGAAAGAATCGCAGGAAATCTTTTGATAACACGGATTCCTATTTCTCAATCGTATCCCACGATCAAGACAATTGGCTGAATCCCGTGAAACCATTTCAGAGAAGTTCATTGATATCTTCTTTTTCTAAAGCAAATCGACTTCGATTCTTGAATAATCCACATCACTTCTGCTTCTATTGTAACAAAAGATTCCCTTTTTATGTGGAAAAGGCCCGTCTCAATAATTCTGATTTTACGTATGGACAATTCCTCACTATCTTGTTCATtcacaacaaaatattttcttcgtgtggtggtaaaaaaaaacatgctttTTTGGAGAGAGATACTATTTCACCTTCGTCAATCGAGTCACAGGTATCTAACATATTCATATCTAACGATTTTCCACAAAGTGGTGACGAAAGGTATAACTTGTACAAATCTTTCCATTTTCCAATTCGATCCGATCCATTAGTTCGTAGAGCTATTTACTCGATTGCAGACATTTCTGGAACACCTCTAATAGAGGGACAAAGAGTAAATTTGGAAAGAACGTATTGTCAAACTCTTTCAGATATGAATCTATCCGATTCAGAAGAGAAGAGCTTGCATCAGTATCTCAATTTCAATTCAAACGTGGGTTTGATTCACACTCCATGTTCTGAGAAATATTTACAGAGGAAAAAACGGAGTCTTTGCCTAAAAAAATGCGTTGACAAAGGGCAGATGGATAGAACCTTTCAACGAGATAGTGCTTTTTCAACTCTCTCAAAATGGAATCTATTCCAAACATATATGCCATGGTTCTTTACTTCGACAGGGTACAAATatctaaatttgatatttttagatattttttcaGACCTATTGCGGATACTAAGTAGCAGTCAAAAATTTGTATCCATTTTTCATGATATTATGTATGGATTAGATATATCATGGCGAATTCTTCAGAAAAAATTGTGTCTTCCACAAAGGAATCTGATAAGTGAGATTTCGAGTAAGTCTTTACATAATCTTCTTCTGTCCGAAGAAATGATTCATCGAAATAATGAGTCATCGTTGATATCGACACATCTGAGATCGCCAAATGTTCGTGAGGTCCTCTATTCAATCCTTTTCCTTCTTCTTGTTGCTGGATATATCGTTCGTACACATCTTCTCTTTGTTTCCCGAGCCTATAGTGAGTTACAGACAGAGTTCGAAAAGATCAAATCTTTGATGATTCCATCATACATGATTGAGTTGCGAAAACTTCTGGATAGGTATCCTACATCTGAACAGAATTCTTTCTGGTTAAAGAATCTTTTTCTAGTTGCTCTGGAACAATTAGGAGATTGTCTAGAAGAAATACGGGGTTCTGGCGGCAACATGCTATGGGGTGGTGATCCCGCTTATGGGGTCAAATCAATACGTTCTAAGAAGACAGATTTGAAAATAAACTTCATCGATATCATCGATCTCATAAGTATCATACCAAATCCCATCAATCGAATCACTTTTTCGAGAAATACGAGACATCTAAGTCATACAAGTAAAGACATCTATTCAttgataagaaaaagaaaaaacgtgAGCGGTGATTGGATTGATGATAAAATAGAATCCTGGGTCGCGAACAGTGATTCGATTGATGATAAAGAAAGAGAATTCTTGGTTCAGTTCTCCACCTTAAGGGCAGAAAAAAGGATTGATCAAATTCTATTGAGTCTGACTCATAGTGATCATTTATCAAAGAATGACTCTGGTTATCAAATGATTGAACAACCGGGAACAATTTACTTACGATACTTAGTTGACATTCATAAAAAGTATCTAATGAATTATGAGTTCAATACATCCTGTTTAGCAGAAAGACGGATATTCCTTGCTCATTATCAGacaatcacttattcacaaacTTCGTGTGGGGCTAATAGTTTTCATTTCCCGTCTCATGGAAAACCCTTTTCGCTCCGCTTAGCCCTATCCCCCTCTAGGAGTATTTTAGTGATAGGTTCTATAGGAACCGGACGATCCTATTTGGTCAAATACCTAGCGACAAACTCCTATGTTCCTTTCATTACAGTATGTCTGAACAAGTTCCTGGATAACAAGCCGAAAGGTTTTTTTCTTGATGATATCGATATTGATGATAGTGACGATATTGATGCTAGTAACGATATTGATCGTGAACTTGATACGGAGCTGGAGCTTCTAACTATGATGAATGCGCTAACTATGGATATGATGTCGGAAATAGACCGATTTTATATCACCCTTCAATTCGAATTAGCAAAAGCAATGTCTCCTTGCATAATATGGATTCCAAACATTCATGATCTTGATGTGAATGAGTCGAATTACTTAGCCCTCGGTCTCTTGGTGAACTCTCTCTCCAGGGATTGTGAAAGATGTTCGACTAGAAATAGTCTTGTTATTGCTTCGACTCATATTCCCCAAAAAGTGGATCCCGCTCTAATAGCCccgaataaattaaatacatgcATTAAAATAAGAAGGCTTCTTATTCCACAACAACGAAAGCACTTTTTCACTCTTTCCTATACTAGGGGATTTCACTTGGAAAAGAAAATGTTCCATACTAATGGATTCGAGTCCATAACCATGGGTTCCAGTGCACGAGATCTTGTAGCACTTACCAATGAGGCCTTATCAATTAGTATTACACAGAAGAAATCAATTATAGACACTAATACAATTAGATCTGCTCTTCATAGACAAACTTGGGATTTGCGATCCCAGGTAAGATCGGTTCAGGATCATGGGATCCTTTTCTATCAGATAGGAAGGGTTGTTGCACAAAATGTACTTATAAGTAATTGCCCCATAGATCCTATATCTATCTATATGAAGAAGAAATCATGTAACGAAGGGGATTCTTATTTGTACAAATGGTACTTCGAACTTGGAACGAGCATGAAGAAATTCACGATACTTCTTTATCTTTTGAGTTGTTCTGCCGGATCGGTCGCTCAAGACCTTTGGTCTCTACCCGGACCCGATGAAAAAAATAGGATCACTTCTTATGGATTCATTGAGAATGATTCGGATCTATTTCATGGCCTATTAGAAGTGCAAGGCGCTTTGGTGGGATCCTCACGGACAGAAAAAGATTGCAGTCAGTTTGATAATGATCGAGTGACATTGCTTTTTCGCTCCGAACCAAGGGATCCCTTATATATGATGCAAGATGGATCTTGTTCTATCGTTGATCAGAGATTTCTCTATGAAAAATACGAATCGGAGTTTGAAGAAGGGGAAGGAGAAGCAGTCCTCGACCCGGAACAGATAGAGGAGGATTTATTCAATCACATAGTTTGGGCTCCTAGAATATGGCGCCCTCGGGGCTTTCTATTTGATTGTATCGAAAGGCCTAATGAATTGGGATTTCCCTATTTGGCCGGGTCATTTCGGGGCAAGCGGATCATTTATGATGAAAAGTATGAGCTTCAAGAGAATGATTCGGAGTTCTTGCAGAGCGGAACCATGCAGTACCAGAGACGAGATAGGTCTTCCAAAGAACAAGGCTTTTTTAGAATAAGCCAATTCATTTGGGACCCCGCAGATCCACTCTTTTTCCTATTCAAAGATCAGCCCTTTGTCTCTGTGTTTTCACATCGAGAATTCTTTGCAGATGAAGAGATGTCAAAGGGGCTTCTTACTTCCCAAACAGATCCTCCTACATCTATATATAAACGCTGGTTTATCAAGAATACGCAAGAAAAGCACTTCGAATTGTTGATTCAGCGCCAGAGATGGCTTAGAACCAATAGTTCATTATCTAATGGATTTTTCCGTTCTAATACTCTATCCGAGAGTTATCAGTATTTATCAAATCTGTTCCTATCTAACGGAACGCTAGTGGATCGAATGACAAAGACATTGTTGAAAAAAAGATGGCTTTTTCCGGATGAAATGAAAATAGGATTCATGTAA